A window of Gasterosteus aculeatus chromosome 9, fGasAcu3.hap1.1, whole genome shotgun sequence contains these coding sequences:
- the sh3d19 gene encoding SH3 domain-containing protein 19 isoform X5, whose amino-acid sequence MAEARREDEEEEEGERTDLRGVPYRKQATAHPERTKADHSSRGPLNSIRAAIKRTSTKSQSDGTRERSRPEITILSAQPLASNKWFSGNPTVFPRPPQPGWSAGIQAGPQPPPPYDQVIREKTQEEHVVKPTAAPRRTACTATSATQTDPVWEDTCAAAPQSLRKRPAGKKPQKPPRPSPPKPVDRGPVGTNTRLPANAEEPSDAQSDVKQPHRSGSTRGGSVTVHWDFPPPFAASETAPSSLGPEPPRRPVPLPRTKSRKQGDVHEVKVQTLVELNEPCASVRSDPEEVTSCKYLKDLLEVFAANECEENSGDANQSEEASQGEDAGVKMNGNLSQRNIRARIQAFETQATTEEGNAAELAQPESAPRKAPSKPPVAAKPSVSLKPQLNNNVDYRNASFRNAPKVPVPSPGPVKEELETLFNNRSRPSVLTRENSIHGEGVAPVPPSPAVKSFKEALKPNFNINNHNSTSMATEDLYSDISSNHIPFKPQHSVDINGGSSTRQSLTRRPTTIRVPSQTGSPYSEDSSPPLPAQKPKGSPNPQRINKPSQTPAFPRQESFTFGQEPSLPPRRLTTSKTLPPRPPLAKTGPGRPAPPITQAIGRSQSLYSETPPKPQIQQTQRKRSVVPPRPNPGHSLYNKYTLQLPHGIAAFDYNGNNAGELSFQKNEVLLLLDEIDHNTFQCQVGETRGGVQKSHMMVITPLSSSSSSSSDAAPPQDAGSGDAGSELKVQATHDFNPEGPGELGLRAGDVVTMVEQLDSQWYRGTCRGSTGFFPINYVKVLTNSPKPPREQKARPSSTTVSGPRCVAKFDFEGNTSEDELSFSEGDVIQLKAYIGEEWARGQIGASTGLVPLNFVEIIEDLPPPTSLQKRHSIGIPMPAGMASSASTRARVAEPARPGVEWATALYDYAEDSDGDLSFKQGDRILISRHVDAEWSFGRVGGREGVFPRAFVESDAAGQQSGAAAGSRGRAMFDFTPECDEELSLQAGDIITGLETVDEEWFLGNLRGKRALVPRNYVQVLE is encoded by the exons ATGGCCGAAGCCCGTcgtgaggatgaggaagaggaagagggggagcgcACGGATCTGCGAGGCGTCCCGTACAGGAAGCAGGCAACag ctCATCCTGAAAGAACCAAGGCAGATCATTCAAG CCGAGGGCCTCTGAACTCGATACGAGCTGCTATCAAACGAA CAAGCACAAAGTCTCAGAGCGACGGAACCAGAGAAAGAAG TCGGCCAGAGATCACCATCCTCTCAGCACAACCTCTGGCCAGTAACAAGTGGTTCTCAGGGAACCCCACGGTTTTCCCTCGTCCCCCTCAGCCAGGCTGGTCTGCCGGCATCCAGGCAGGTCCCCAG CCCCCACCACCCTATGACCAGGTGATCCGAGAGAAGACCCAGGAGGAGCACGTTGTCAAGCCCACTGCGGCCCCCCGTCGGACCGCCTGCACCGCCACAAGTGCCACGCAGACCGACCCTGTATGGGAGGACACCTGCGCTGCTGCTCCACAGTCCTTAAGAAAAAGACCTGCAG GTAAAAAGCCACAGAAACCGCCGAGGCCGTCACCACCAAAACCCGTGGACAGAGGACCAGTGGGTACCAATACCAGACTACCGGCAAACGCTGAGGAACCAAGTGACGCCCAGTCGGATGTAAAGCAACCGCACCGGTCCGGTTCCACCCGCGGTGGATCTGTCACTGTACACTGGGACTTTCCTCCCCCCTTCGCCGCCTCTGAAACTGCTCCCTCTTCCCTGGGCCCAGAACCCCCTCGTCGACCCGTTCCACTGCCTCGCACCAAATCCCGAAAGCAGGGGGACGTGCACGAGGTGAAGGTCCAGACTTTGGTCGAGCTCAATGAACCTTGTGCCAGCGTTCGATCGGATCCAGAGGAGGTCACCTCCTGCAAGTATTTAAAGGACTTATTGGAGGTCTTCGCTGCTAACGAGTGTGAGGAGAACAGCGGCGACGCCAACCAGTCAGAGGAGGCCTCGCAGGGGGAGGACGCAGGTGTCAAGATGAACGGCAACCTTAGTCAACGCAATATCCGGGCCAGGATCCAAGCCTTTGAGACCCAGGCTACCACCGAGGAGGGAAACGCCGCGGAGTTGGCCCAACCGGAATCCGCCCCCAGGAAGGCGCCCAGCAAACCTCCAGTTGCCGCCAAACCTTCCGTCTCGCTTAAGCCGCAATTAAACAACAATGTAGACTATCGAAACGCATCGTTCAGAAATGCCCCCAAAGTCCCCGTTCCGTCCCCCGGACCGGTGAAGGAGGAACTGGAGACTTTATTCAACAACAGGTCGCGTCCTTCTGTGTTGACCAGAGAAAACAGCATCCATGGAGAGGGCGTAGCACCGGTCCCCCCTTCCCCTGCAGTGAAGTCTTTTAAGGAAGCCCTGAAACCCAACTTCAACATAAATAACCATAACTCCACCTCTATGGCCACAGAGGATCTGTATTCGGACATTTCATCAA aTCACATCCCCTTCAAACCTCagcacagtgtggacatcaacGGAGGCTCTTCAACCAGACAAAGTCTAACACGGAGGCCGACCACTATCAGGGTCCCCAGCCAAACCGGGTCAC CTTACTCTGAGGAcagctcccctcctcttcctgctcagaAGCCCAAAGGCTCCCCAAACCCCCAAAGGATCAACAAACCAAGCCAGACCCCCGCCTTCCCACGGCAG GAGTCTTTCACGTTTGGGCAGGAACCATCATTACCACCTCG GAGGCTGACTACGAGCaaaaccctccccccccgcccacctctGGCCAAAACGGGCCCAGGAAGACCGGCCCCGCCCATCACCCAGGCCATAGGTCGATCCCAGTCGCTGTACTCGGAAACTCCCCCAAAACCGCAGATacaacagacacaaaggaaaagaaGTGTTGTGCCCCCAAGGCCCAACCCCGGCCACAGCCTCTACAACAAATACACG CTTCAACTTCCTCATGGGATCGCTGCCTTCGACTACAATGGGAATAACGCGGGAGAACTGTCGTTTCAG aAAAATGAGGTGCTCCTGCTGCTAGACGAGATTGACCACAATACGTTCCAGTGCCAAGTCGGGGAAACCAGAGGCGGAGTACAAAAGTCTCACATGATGGTCATaactcctctttcctcctcctcctcctcctcctcagacgcAGCCCCACCACAG GATGCCGGTTCAGGTGACGCTGGTTCTGAGCTCAAAGTGCAGGCCACACATGACTTCAATCCAG agggtccAGGAGAGCTGGGCCTACGAGCAGGCGATGTAGTGACCATGGTGGAGCAGCTGGACAGTCAGTGGTACAGAGGCACTTGCAGGGGATCTACCGGTTTCTTTCCCATCAATTATGTCAAAGTCCTG ACAAATTCCCCAAAACCGCCCCGTGAACAGAAAGCAAGACCATCGTCTACAACAGTCAG CGGTCCGAGATGCGTGGCGAAGTTCGACTTTGAGGGCAACaccagcgaggacgagctgtcgttCTCTGAGGGAGACGTGATCCAGCTGAAGGCGTACATCGGAGAGGAGTGGGCCCGGGGACAGATCGGCGCCTCGACCGGCCTCGTCCCTCTCAACTTTGTGGAGATCATCGAAGATCTGCCCCCACCCACGAGTCTGCAGAAGAGACATTCTATCGGAATACCAATGCCCG CAGGCATGGCGTCCTCTGCGAGCACGCGCGCTCGGGTGGCCGAACCGGCCCGGCCCGGCGTGGAGTGGGCCACGGCCCTGTACGACTACGCCGAGGACTCCGACGGCGACCTGTCGTTCAAACAGGGCGACCGGATTCTGATCAGCCGCCACGTGGACGCCGAGTGGAGCTTCGGGCGGGTGGGCGGCAGAGAGGGCGTGTTTCCCCGGGCCTTCGTCGAGAGCGACGCAG CAGGTCAGCAGAGTGGAGCGGCTGCTGGAAGTAGAGGAAGGGCCATGTTTGACTTCACGCCAGAATGTGACGAGGAGCTCAGTCTGCAG GCTGGGGATATAATCACTGGTCTGGAGACGGTTGATGAAGAGTGGTTCCTGGGAAACTTGAGGGGGAAACGTGCTCTGGTCCCTAGAAACTACGTGCAAGTACTGGAGTAG
- the sh3d19 gene encoding SH3 domain-containing protein 19 isoform X9, which translates to MAEARREDEEEEEGERTDLRGVPYRKQATAHPERTKADHSSRGPLNSIRAAIKRTSTKSQSDGTRERSRPEITILSAQPLASNKWFSGNPTVFPRPPQPGWSAGIQAGPQVIREKTQEEHVVKPTAAPRRTACTATSATQTDPVWEDTCAAAPQSLRKRPAGKKPQKPPRPSPPKPVDRGPVGTNTRLPANAEEPSDAQSDVKQPHRSGSTRGGSVTVHWDFPPPFAASETAPSSLGPEPPRRPVPLPRTKSRKQGDVHEVKVQTLVELNEPCASVRSDPEEVTSCKYLKDLLEVFAANECEENSGDANQSEEASQGEDAGVKMNGNLSQRNIRARIQAFETQATTEEGNAAELAQPESAPRKAPSKPPVAAKPSVSLKPQLNNNVDYRNASFRNAPKVPVPSPGPVKEELETLFNNRSRPSVLTRENSIHGEGVAPVPPSPAVKSFKEALKPNFNINNHNSTSMATEDLYSDISSNHIPFKPQHSVDINGGSSTRQSLTRRPTTIRVPSQTGSPYSEDSSPPLPAQKPKGSPNPQRINKPSQTPAFPRQESFTFGQEPSLPPRRLTTSKTLPPRPPLAKTGPGRPAPPITQAIGRSQSLYSETPPKPQIQQTQRKRSVVPPRPNPGHSLYNKYTLQLPHGIAAFDYNGNNAGELSFQKNEVLLLLDEIDHNTFQCQVGETRGGVQKSHMMVITPLSSSSSSSSDAAPPQDAGSGDAGSELKVQATHDFNPEGPGELGLRAGDVVTMVEQLDSQWYRGTCRGSTGFFPINYVKVLTNSPKPPREQKARPSSTTVSGPRCVAKFDFEGNTSEDELSFSEGDVIQLKAYIGEEWARGQIGASTGLVPLNFVEIIEDLPPPTSLQKRHSIGIPMPGMASSASTRARVAEPARPGVEWATALYDYAEDSDGDLSFKQGDRILISRHVDAEWSFGRVGGREGVFPRAFVESDAGQQSGAAAGSRGRAMFDFTPECDEELSLQAGDIITGLETVDEEWFLGNLRGKRALVPRNYVQVLE; encoded by the exons ATGGCCGAAGCCCGTcgtgaggatgaggaagaggaagagggggagcgcACGGATCTGCGAGGCGTCCCGTACAGGAAGCAGGCAACag ctCATCCTGAAAGAACCAAGGCAGATCATTCAAG CCGAGGGCCTCTGAACTCGATACGAGCTGCTATCAAACGAA CAAGCACAAAGTCTCAGAGCGACGGAACCAGAGAAAGAAG TCGGCCAGAGATCACCATCCTCTCAGCACAACCTCTGGCCAGTAACAAGTGGTTCTCAGGGAACCCCACGGTTTTCCCTCGTCCCCCTCAGCCAGGCTGGTCTGCCGGCATCCAGGCAGGTCCCCAG GTGATCCGAGAGAAGACCCAGGAGGAGCACGTTGTCAAGCCCACTGCGGCCCCCCGTCGGACCGCCTGCACCGCCACAAGTGCCACGCAGACCGACCCTGTATGGGAGGACACCTGCGCTGCTGCTCCACAGTCCTTAAGAAAAAGACCTGCAG GTAAAAAGCCACAGAAACCGCCGAGGCCGTCACCACCAAAACCCGTGGACAGAGGACCAGTGGGTACCAATACCAGACTACCGGCAAACGCTGAGGAACCAAGTGACGCCCAGTCGGATGTAAAGCAACCGCACCGGTCCGGTTCCACCCGCGGTGGATCTGTCACTGTACACTGGGACTTTCCTCCCCCCTTCGCCGCCTCTGAAACTGCTCCCTCTTCCCTGGGCCCAGAACCCCCTCGTCGACCCGTTCCACTGCCTCGCACCAAATCCCGAAAGCAGGGGGACGTGCACGAGGTGAAGGTCCAGACTTTGGTCGAGCTCAATGAACCTTGTGCCAGCGTTCGATCGGATCCAGAGGAGGTCACCTCCTGCAAGTATTTAAAGGACTTATTGGAGGTCTTCGCTGCTAACGAGTGTGAGGAGAACAGCGGCGACGCCAACCAGTCAGAGGAGGCCTCGCAGGGGGAGGACGCAGGTGTCAAGATGAACGGCAACCTTAGTCAACGCAATATCCGGGCCAGGATCCAAGCCTTTGAGACCCAGGCTACCACCGAGGAGGGAAACGCCGCGGAGTTGGCCCAACCGGAATCCGCCCCCAGGAAGGCGCCCAGCAAACCTCCAGTTGCCGCCAAACCTTCCGTCTCGCTTAAGCCGCAATTAAACAACAATGTAGACTATCGAAACGCATCGTTCAGAAATGCCCCCAAAGTCCCCGTTCCGTCCCCCGGACCGGTGAAGGAGGAACTGGAGACTTTATTCAACAACAGGTCGCGTCCTTCTGTGTTGACCAGAGAAAACAGCATCCATGGAGAGGGCGTAGCACCGGTCCCCCCTTCCCCTGCAGTGAAGTCTTTTAAGGAAGCCCTGAAACCCAACTTCAACATAAATAACCATAACTCCACCTCTATGGCCACAGAGGATCTGTATTCGGACATTTCATCAA aTCACATCCCCTTCAAACCTCagcacagtgtggacatcaacGGAGGCTCTTCAACCAGACAAAGTCTAACACGGAGGCCGACCACTATCAGGGTCCCCAGCCAAACCGGGTCAC CTTACTCTGAGGAcagctcccctcctcttcctgctcagaAGCCCAAAGGCTCCCCAAACCCCCAAAGGATCAACAAACCAAGCCAGACCCCCGCCTTCCCACGGCAG GAGTCTTTCACGTTTGGGCAGGAACCATCATTACCACCTCG GAGGCTGACTACGAGCaaaaccctccccccccgcccacctctGGCCAAAACGGGCCCAGGAAGACCGGCCCCGCCCATCACCCAGGCCATAGGTCGATCCCAGTCGCTGTACTCGGAAACTCCCCCAAAACCGCAGATacaacagacacaaaggaaaagaaGTGTTGTGCCCCCAAGGCCCAACCCCGGCCACAGCCTCTACAACAAATACACG CTTCAACTTCCTCATGGGATCGCTGCCTTCGACTACAATGGGAATAACGCGGGAGAACTGTCGTTTCAG aAAAATGAGGTGCTCCTGCTGCTAGACGAGATTGACCACAATACGTTCCAGTGCCAAGTCGGGGAAACCAGAGGCGGAGTACAAAAGTCTCACATGATGGTCATaactcctctttcctcctcctcctcctcctcctcagacgcAGCCCCACCACAG GATGCCGGTTCAGGTGACGCTGGTTCTGAGCTCAAAGTGCAGGCCACACATGACTTCAATCCAG agggtccAGGAGAGCTGGGCCTACGAGCAGGCGATGTAGTGACCATGGTGGAGCAGCTGGACAGTCAGTGGTACAGAGGCACTTGCAGGGGATCTACCGGTTTCTTTCCCATCAATTATGTCAAAGTCCTG ACAAATTCCCCAAAACCGCCCCGTGAACAGAAAGCAAGACCATCGTCTACAACAGTCAG CGGTCCGAGATGCGTGGCGAAGTTCGACTTTGAGGGCAACaccagcgaggacgagctgtcgttCTCTGAGGGAGACGTGATCCAGCTGAAGGCGTACATCGGAGAGGAGTGGGCCCGGGGACAGATCGGCGCCTCGACCGGCCTCGTCCCTCTCAACTTTGTGGAGATCATCGAAGATCTGCCCCCACCCACGAGTCTGCAGAAGAGACATTCTATCGGAATACCAATGCCCG GCATGGCGTCCTCTGCGAGCACGCGCGCTCGGGTGGCCGAACCGGCCCGGCCCGGCGTGGAGTGGGCCACGGCCCTGTACGACTACGCCGAGGACTCCGACGGCGACCTGTCGTTCAAACAGGGCGACCGGATTCTGATCAGCCGCCACGTGGACGCCGAGTGGAGCTTCGGGCGGGTGGGCGGCAGAGAGGGCGTGTTTCCCCGGGCCTTCGTCGAGAGCGACGCAG GTCAGCAGAGTGGAGCGGCTGCTGGAAGTAGAGGAAGGGCCATGTTTGACTTCACGCCAGAATGTGACGAGGAGCTCAGTCTGCAG GCTGGGGATATAATCACTGGTCTGGAGACGGTTGATGAAGAGTGGTTCCTGGGAAACTTGAGGGGGAAACGTGCTCTGGTCCCTAGAAACTACGTGCAAGTACTGGAGTAG
- the sh3d19 gene encoding SH3 domain-containing protein 19 isoform X3, whose amino-acid sequence MAEARREDEEEEEGERTDLRGVPYRKQATAHPERTKADHSSRGPLNSIRAAIKRTSTKSQSDGTRERSRPEITILSAQPLASNKWFSGNPTVFPRPPQPGWSAGIQAGPQVVLIGDCFQSVIREKTQEEHVVKPTAAPRRTACTATSATQTDPVWEDTCAAAPQSLRKRPAGKKPQKPPRPSPPKPVDRGPVGTNTRLPANAEEPSDAQSDVKQPHRSGSTRGGSVTVHWDFPPPFAASETAPSSLGPEPPRRPVPLPRTKSRKQGDVHEVKVQTLVELNEPCASVRSDPEEVTSCKYLKDLLEVFAANECEENSGDANQSEEASQGEDAGVKMNGNLSQRNIRARIQAFETQATTEEGNAAELAQPESAPRKAPSKPPVAAKPSVSLKPQLNNNVDYRNASFRNAPKVPVPSPGPVKEELETLFNNRSRPSVLTRENSIHGEGVAPVPPSPAVKSFKEALKPNFNINNHNSTSMATEDLYSDISSNHIPFKPQHSVDINGGSSTRQSLTRRPTTIRVPSQTGSPYSEDSSPPLPAQKPKGSPNPQRINKPSQTPAFPRQESFTFGQEPSLPPRRLTTSKTLPPRPPLAKTGPGRPAPPITQAIGRSQSLYSETPPKPQIQQTQRKRSVVPPRPNPGHSLYNKYTLQLPHGIAAFDYNGNNAGELSFQKNEVLLLLDEIDHNTFQCQVGETRGGVQKSHMMVITPLSSSSSSSSDAAPPQDAGSGDAGSELKVQATHDFNPEGPGELGLRAGDVVTMVEQLDSQWYRGTCRGSTGFFPINYVKVLTNSPKPPREQKARPSSTTVSGPRCVAKFDFEGNTSEDELSFSEGDVIQLKAYIGEEWARGQIGASTGLVPLNFVEIIEDLPPPTSLQKRHSIGIPMPGMASSASTRARVAEPARPGVEWATALYDYAEDSDGDLSFKQGDRILISRHVDAEWSFGRVGGREGVFPRAFVESDAAGQQSGAAAGSRGRAMFDFTPECDEELSLQAGDIITGLETVDEEWFLGNLRGKRALVPRNYVQVLE is encoded by the exons ATGGCCGAAGCCCGTcgtgaggatgaggaagaggaagagggggagcgcACGGATCTGCGAGGCGTCCCGTACAGGAAGCAGGCAACag ctCATCCTGAAAGAACCAAGGCAGATCATTCAAG CCGAGGGCCTCTGAACTCGATACGAGCTGCTATCAAACGAA CAAGCACAAAGTCTCAGAGCGACGGAACCAGAGAAAGAAG TCGGCCAGAGATCACCATCCTCTCAGCACAACCTCTGGCCAGTAACAAGTGGTTCTCAGGGAACCCCACGGTTTTCCCTCGTCCCCCTCAGCCAGGCTGGTCTGCCGGCATCCAGGCAGGTCCCCAGGTAGTCCTCATCGGAGACTGTTTTCAATCG GTGATCCGAGAGAAGACCCAGGAGGAGCACGTTGTCAAGCCCACTGCGGCCCCCCGTCGGACCGCCTGCACCGCCACAAGTGCCACGCAGACCGACCCTGTATGGGAGGACACCTGCGCTGCTGCTCCACAGTCCTTAAGAAAAAGACCTGCAG GTAAAAAGCCACAGAAACCGCCGAGGCCGTCACCACCAAAACCCGTGGACAGAGGACCAGTGGGTACCAATACCAGACTACCGGCAAACGCTGAGGAACCAAGTGACGCCCAGTCGGATGTAAAGCAACCGCACCGGTCCGGTTCCACCCGCGGTGGATCTGTCACTGTACACTGGGACTTTCCTCCCCCCTTCGCCGCCTCTGAAACTGCTCCCTCTTCCCTGGGCCCAGAACCCCCTCGTCGACCCGTTCCACTGCCTCGCACCAAATCCCGAAAGCAGGGGGACGTGCACGAGGTGAAGGTCCAGACTTTGGTCGAGCTCAATGAACCTTGTGCCAGCGTTCGATCGGATCCAGAGGAGGTCACCTCCTGCAAGTATTTAAAGGACTTATTGGAGGTCTTCGCTGCTAACGAGTGTGAGGAGAACAGCGGCGACGCCAACCAGTCAGAGGAGGCCTCGCAGGGGGAGGACGCAGGTGTCAAGATGAACGGCAACCTTAGTCAACGCAATATCCGGGCCAGGATCCAAGCCTTTGAGACCCAGGCTACCACCGAGGAGGGAAACGCCGCGGAGTTGGCCCAACCGGAATCCGCCCCCAGGAAGGCGCCCAGCAAACCTCCAGTTGCCGCCAAACCTTCCGTCTCGCTTAAGCCGCAATTAAACAACAATGTAGACTATCGAAACGCATCGTTCAGAAATGCCCCCAAAGTCCCCGTTCCGTCCCCCGGACCGGTGAAGGAGGAACTGGAGACTTTATTCAACAACAGGTCGCGTCCTTCTGTGTTGACCAGAGAAAACAGCATCCATGGAGAGGGCGTAGCACCGGTCCCCCCTTCCCCTGCAGTGAAGTCTTTTAAGGAAGCCCTGAAACCCAACTTCAACATAAATAACCATAACTCCACCTCTATGGCCACAGAGGATCTGTATTCGGACATTTCATCAA aTCACATCCCCTTCAAACCTCagcacagtgtggacatcaacGGAGGCTCTTCAACCAGACAAAGTCTAACACGGAGGCCGACCACTATCAGGGTCCCCAGCCAAACCGGGTCAC CTTACTCTGAGGAcagctcccctcctcttcctgctcagaAGCCCAAAGGCTCCCCAAACCCCCAAAGGATCAACAAACCAAGCCAGACCCCCGCCTTCCCACGGCAG GAGTCTTTCACGTTTGGGCAGGAACCATCATTACCACCTCG GAGGCTGACTACGAGCaaaaccctccccccccgcccacctctGGCCAAAACGGGCCCAGGAAGACCGGCCCCGCCCATCACCCAGGCCATAGGTCGATCCCAGTCGCTGTACTCGGAAACTCCCCCAAAACCGCAGATacaacagacacaaaggaaaagaaGTGTTGTGCCCCCAAGGCCCAACCCCGGCCACAGCCTCTACAACAAATACACG CTTCAACTTCCTCATGGGATCGCTGCCTTCGACTACAATGGGAATAACGCGGGAGAACTGTCGTTTCAG aAAAATGAGGTGCTCCTGCTGCTAGACGAGATTGACCACAATACGTTCCAGTGCCAAGTCGGGGAAACCAGAGGCGGAGTACAAAAGTCTCACATGATGGTCATaactcctctttcctcctcctcctcctcctcctcagacgcAGCCCCACCACAG GATGCCGGTTCAGGTGACGCTGGTTCTGAGCTCAAAGTGCAGGCCACACATGACTTCAATCCAG agggtccAGGAGAGCTGGGCCTACGAGCAGGCGATGTAGTGACCATGGTGGAGCAGCTGGACAGTCAGTGGTACAGAGGCACTTGCAGGGGATCTACCGGTTTCTTTCCCATCAATTATGTCAAAGTCCTG ACAAATTCCCCAAAACCGCCCCGTGAACAGAAAGCAAGACCATCGTCTACAACAGTCAG CGGTCCGAGATGCGTGGCGAAGTTCGACTTTGAGGGCAACaccagcgaggacgagctgtcgttCTCTGAGGGAGACGTGATCCAGCTGAAGGCGTACATCGGAGAGGAGTGGGCCCGGGGACAGATCGGCGCCTCGACCGGCCTCGTCCCTCTCAACTTTGTGGAGATCATCGAAGATCTGCCCCCACCCACGAGTCTGCAGAAGAGACATTCTATCGGAATACCAATGCCCG GCATGGCGTCCTCTGCGAGCACGCGCGCTCGGGTGGCCGAACCGGCCCGGCCCGGCGTGGAGTGGGCCACGGCCCTGTACGACTACGCCGAGGACTCCGACGGCGACCTGTCGTTCAAACAGGGCGACCGGATTCTGATCAGCCGCCACGTGGACGCCGAGTGGAGCTTCGGGCGGGTGGGCGGCAGAGAGGGCGTGTTTCCCCGGGCCTTCGTCGAGAGCGACGCAG CAGGTCAGCAGAGTGGAGCGGCTGCTGGAAGTAGAGGAAGGGCCATGTTTGACTTCACGCCAGAATGTGACGAGGAGCTCAGTCTGCAG GCTGGGGATATAATCACTGGTCTGGAGACGGTTGATGAAGAGTGGTTCCTGGGAAACTTGAGGGGGAAACGTGCTCTGGTCCCTAGAAACTACGTGCAAGTACTGGAGTAG